GAAGCGCCACGAAGATTAATGATTCGGCCCAAATTCGTACCAAAGAGCCAAAGAGGAAATGCTAAGACTCCTGcgcaagaagaggaagaagcacGGCAGGCCGAAGAAGAGGCCCGCAAGAAAGCCGCCGACGAGCTTGTGGAAGAGCAAATCAAAAAAGATCTTGCCGCTCGCGCAGCAGGCAAAAAGCACTGggatgacgacgagaacGAGGACTCAGATGTGGATACAACAGACGGGCTAGATCCAgaggctgaagaagcagcttggCGCGTTCGCGAACTCAAACGTCTGAAGCGCGCCCGCGCTATTATCGAAGAGCGTGAAAAGGAGCTTGCGGAAGTTGAGCGTCGACGTAACCTGACCGAGGAGGAAAGACAAGCCGAAGACGAGGCGTTCCTGGCACAacagaaagaggaaaaggaggGCAAGGGCAAAATGTCATTCATGCAGCGTTATCTACACAAGGGAGCATTCTATCAGGACGAGATGAAAGCTGCTGGTCTGGATAAGCGAGATATCATGGGCAGTCGTATCCAGGACGACGTGCGGAACCGTGAGGCCCTTCCCGAATACCTGCAGCGTCGCGACATGGCCAAGCTGGGCCGTAAAGGTGCAACAAAGTACAGGGACATGCGTACTGAGGACACAGGCCGATGGGGAGATATCGGCGATGGCCGAAAGAGAGACGGCGGACGATTCGAGGAAGATGAGCGTTTCAGACCCGACGATGACAGGTTTCGTCGCGACGAACGAAGCGCAGGCGGCGCCAATGCCATTCCTCTGGGTGATCGCAAGAGAGACGACCGAAATGAGAGAGACAATGGTCACCGAGATCGAAGAGATAGGGATAGGGACTCTTATCGATCAAGAGATGATGGACAAAGTCGACGAAGATCACGGTCACGGTCACGTTCGCCACGACGCGAAAATGATAGAGATGATTACCGGCGTCGTAAACGCAGTACGTCACGCGACGACGAGCGGTATGAGAGCGACAAAAGACGCAGGGTGGATGCCAGATAAACTCGGCCTGCTCTTgttatactattaataataccCAAACAACCATGGTATGTGTCTTGCATTTGGCTTCCTTTTTGACGTTTCTCGTGAGATTACGTACAGCACTGGACTCGCACCCAGCTATGCTCTATATTCTGACAATCTCTACGCGAGCACGATCGTATATTTGATGGCCCATCACATCTTCGCCGCTTCCATTTGATACTGGAGGAGGATATAATGTCATTCGTGCATAGGTACCTGCGCCGCGACGCTTAGAAAGGTAGCCAGGATTGATAAGGAGGACACTCTCGACGACCTAATGTCCAGTTAGTAAGAATGAAGACAAAAAACGAGCCAAGAGACGTACTTTTGCAAATGGAGGTAGCAAACTAGGTACAATCATGACATCTGGCCTAACATTCACCATCTCTCCCAGTTCAAGATAGCTCAAATCTAGAGCAGCGCCAGTAGCCAAACCATCTTCCGTGCCAGTCTTAGGTAGCTTAGAGCGATCTGTAGGAGGAAACAGCGGGAAGTAATGTCGCTGCTCAACTAGGTACCGACACAACCGACTCATGAGATCAGTGCCAGGTTGTCCACCACCACGAGACACAACCTCTTCCGAGCGGAGCTGGGAGAGGATATCCTGCGATGAGACACCAAGGACAAGTTCGTTGATCGAAAGAGTCATAGGGTTTGTGACAATGCGGACCATTTTGGGAAGGCCGAGTTCCTTACGAGGAATCGAGTCTTGAGGCCATGAGACATGTTTTGACAATACGTCCCTGACGGACGGGACAAGGATGATGGTGATCTGCGGGTTGGAGGCTGCAAGGCGGTTGAAAGCGGGAGCAACAAGGTATTTGAATACTGTCGCCATAGTAGCTGTATCAGGGTCAAAGTTTGCCTCTTCAGGAAGATCGAAATCTCCCGTGGTAATAAGAGGATGATCGATATCGAGGAACGGTCCTGTGAGGACAAGCGCATCTGCATAGGTATCACCTGCTTGACTGCACAGCGCATGAAGTGGCTCGAAATCGAGATTATCGTCAGCAGTATAAGGACCAGAGGCGTAGAGAATGTTCAAAGGTGCAGGTTCTGAATCTTCGTCCATAGCATCAGGACCACCACGAAACCTCTCACGATGCCCCTCGAGTGCAGAAGGCAAAGAGGCAGCACTGGGAAGTAGAGGAACCTCGAGAACCTCCTTCACGACAAATTCGTTCCCTGAGGCGTTGGTACCCCGAAAAGCGACGATTTGGCCGGGGAAAAAGCTCCATGAGCGGATGTTGTCCACTTTTAGGGGTACCCGTAAGCCCATTCCTGTTCGTCTGGAGGTTTCCAGTACCAGTGACGCAGCATTTAGTTTTCCTTCTGAGGAGTCAGAAGCGATACGGCCAACAGCCACGACCTCAGTTGTACTTTGCGCAGCGGCACTACCGAACTCGTTCTCATCGATCTTATGATGTTGCTGAATAAGAGCCATGAAGTTATCAATCCGGTCGTCGAGGATTTCGCTGGCCTCGGAAAGTTTCATGGCCAATGGCTTGTATCCCAGCTTCTTTTGATCTGAGGCGGCTGTGAGCTTTACTCGAGGCTCGTCAAAGGGCGCAATCGGTGGTTCGGCTGCATTGAGGCGATCGTTTAGGATTTCAACAGTCTTCTCCTGGATTTGCTCGATCACTGAATGAATGTGGGCCCTGGATAATGTTAAGCAAGGCGGAGGCAGTTGGTGAGGCGAAGTATCATACNNNNNNNNNNNNNNNNNNNNNNNNNNNNNNNNNNNNNNNNNNNNNNNNNNNNNNNNNNNNNNNNNNNNNNNNNNNNNNNNNNNNNNNNNNNNNNNNNNNNNNNNNNNNNNNNNNNNNNNNNNNNNNNNNNNNNNNNNNNNNNNNNNNNNNNNNNATACCTGTCGCTGGCGAGCTCATCAACCCCTTTGGCGTCTCCGTCTTTCTCTTAACAGCACTGCCACTCGCAGCACCCCTATTCAACTTTGCCCCCGACGCTGGAGTGCTGGGAACAAGCCCATCTAACATCCCAAAAACATCGCCGCCCTTTGCCGTGCCTCTCGGTGTGTTGGCGACCTTTCTCTCGGTCTTGACCTGGACTTTTCGATGGCTGTTTTCGAGCTCATCTTGAATGCTCTGCTTGAGGTTCCGAAGAACTTCAAGACTTAGTGCCTGAGCATCAAGATCCAGTTTAATACAATACGACTCCCACTTGAAAAAGAGATCCTCGGCCGAGAGGCCATGAAGGCGCATAATGGATTCTAGTTCGCTGAGGACATCAGGCTCCAGCGGCTTGTTGGGGGAGAATCGGCTTTCAATTTCGTCGGCCATCATGGGCGATAATAAACCTCGACCTGGGTTGTTCGTAGCAACTCGAGATTTCCAGCAAAGACAAAGGTCGTATATGGATTAAAAAGATCGCATTGGTGCAGGTCAAAACGTCTGGAGGGGTCTAGATGTGGGCGCGACCAGACGCGTCGTATCATAGGTAACTAAATTCCAGACCGCGTTAAGTGGTCAGAAACTAATGGTACAGTGCTACCAATCATGCACACGGTCAATTTTCTATAAAATGGGCTGGCCTTATCATGATTAGAACGACTAACTAAGAATAGGATATAGACAGTCTATGCAGATATACCGGGATTTATCAAAATTATACTCAATTAATCAGTCATTGCTTTCTTATGCTGCAATTTGCTTCTAAAACAGGCATTTCTCAGCCACTATCAAGGTATCGTATCCGCTTGTGAATAAGTAAGCGCCGTTACTTTCGTGTAGTTGTCCAAACGCCGTCTACTTGGCATAAGCCTGTCCCAGAAAAATCAACTATTCGTACCGTCATGCTCTTCATGGACCTGTTGACCAACAGTGCTGTaaaaagaactcgaaaaACAAGCATTCGAAGCAAAAAAAACGTCTATAACCATTCTTtacttctccttctcctggaCAGTACTTTTGTGTTCAATACCGCCCCATTCAGCCCAGACATTATCTGAACCGCCGTAGGCGAAGTTCACATGAACATCTTTGGGGGAAGAACTGGGCGCAATGCCGTCGGTGCTGAGAAAACTGCCAAAGTCACCTAGACTGGCAGGATCTGTATCTAGCAATGGTAGCGTGGAAAAATCCAAATTGCTACTCGCCAAGTCAAAGTTTGGCTCAGAGAGCAACTGCGTTATAGTTCGGCTCAGGGGCGTATCGAGAACGCTTTCCAGCTTGCTCTCTAGATTTAGTCGTGGGCTGCGCCTAACGCTCGCAGGACTTCTGGTCGGTGTTCTTTGTAGAAGTGCCTGTTGGCTGGGAGACAATAAATCTCTCACTGATCGAAGAGATCGTGAGACACTGCGTGTGATAGGTCGATGACTGGGTGTTGGGCGTGTCGGGGTTTTGAAGAGAGCCGAGTCAGCATCGGCCTTGGATTTGGGCGGCGGCGTGGAAGGACGAACTGGGCTGTTAAACAACGCCTCTATGtcatcatccatgatgagatCTTCGTTCTGAGCATCGCAAACTGCATTCTCCTTTCCGCAGATTTCCTTGTTTTGCCGACAATCTGCTGTCTTAGTCACGTTGGCATCGATCTCTCCCAAGGTCTTCGGTGTACCCTCCTTACGGGGTGAAGGGAAAAGCAGGCGTCGAGTGCTTCccaattcatcatcaaggtcCATCTCAATGGGACTGTCAGCAGTCCCGGTACCTCTGGAAGCCCGGGAATGGGAAGAGCCTGGTACTGACTGGCTCATGTTCTTAGTGTGACGCCCATCAGCCGCCAGTAAATGAAAGACATTTTGCATGgctgcatcttcatcaactcgTGATCCCATAGAGACAACATCAGGCTGCTTAGGGGATGAACGCTCGACTGGTCCAATGGAGTCTGTGACTGGGAACGCTTCTGAAGGAGGATGGGGCGCCGAAGAACTCTTAGTACGGGCACGTTTTGCCTGTGACTCAGGGCCCGCGGATCCCCGCTTCTTTCGACTCTGGCCTAAAAGCCCATTATCCCACTTGTCCTGTGGGCGGTGGTTGTGATATTTAGACATCCATATACCGCAAGGATTACAGAGAAGTTTCTCCGACCAGTCACTTCGATCATCATCAAAACCAAGGGCTTTCTTGATAAGGCGATGGGACAGGGGGTTCTTGTCCTTATCCCGTTTCAGAATCTCAATGGCAGTAACCCGGCCAGGCTTCTCTGAGTACTCCACGTTCTCTGGTACTCCGTCATGTTCCTGAACCCAAATCTTGCGCCAGGTCGGGGTCTCAATGGCACCGCAGTTAGTGCAGAACGGAGGCATCTCGCCAGCTGCGATTGCAGATTCTAGCCTCTGTTTAATGGAATCCTTCTTGATTTGGTTCTTGTTGGATTTACAGGGCGGGGACGAGGGCATAGGAGGGAAATCGCTCTGCGGAAAGATTGCCTCTGACAGGGTAGGTAGAGTGTTTGTGATCAAATATGTCTCAGGCGGTCCCAAAGGGTCACTGGCAGCAATCGGTTTGGGAACGCTGACCGATTTGGAACGACGAAGACAAGTTGTGGTATCTGTGGAAGCGCGGGGCGGTTCCGCAAGGACAGACTGTGATAGAGAAGATGGCCCGGCAGGCTCGCTTGCTGGTACAGATGGCAAAGCTAGAATCCCTGCGGACTGTGATCTGCCGAGTGGTCGCGAGGGGCGGGGCTTTGGTGCGATGACGCGAGAACTTGATTTTGAAGTAGGTAAAGATCCTTCAGTAGATTGGTTAGTTGAAATTGAAGTATTAGGCTCAGAAGAACTAGAGACTGCGCGCACTAATTCAAAGAgggcatcttcttccattgCCTCCATAGCTTGGTTGCCCTGCATCTGAGTAGAATCGGGTAGCGAGGATGCAGTGGTAGGGACTGGGCTATCCTTTTCTGCAGCATCTGTGGTGGGAGGAGGTGTCGGTGCATAGCTTCGTGGTTGTTGTTTTGAGCCTGCAGGTCGTTTCTGAGAGGAATTTCGAACTAATCTAGGTATGGCAACTTTCTTCGCGGTAACGGGTTCTGATGGAGGGGGCCCAGCGGGAGTTGAGGTTGGGTAAGGAGTGTTGAAGTTCTGGATATGAATGAGCCCTTGACCTTCTGGCCCGTCTTCGATTCTGAACACTTGAGTTGGAATTCCGGTATTATCCACGTCTTCCATCACTTT
This genomic stretch from Fusarium oxysporum f. sp. lycopersici 4287 chromosome 5, whole genome shotgun sequence harbors:
- a CDS encoding DNA polymerase alpha subunit B (At least one base has a quality score < 10), which gives rise to MKLSEASEILDDRIDNFMALIQQHHKIDENEFGSAAAQSTTEVVAVGRIASDSSEGKLNAASLVLETSRRTGMGLRVPLKVDNIRSWSFFPGQIVAFRGTNASGNEFVVKEVLEVPLLPSAASLPSALEGHRERFRGGPDAMDEDSEPAPLNILYASGPYTADDNLDFEPLHALCSQAGDTYADALVLTGPFLDIDHPLITTGDFDLPEEANFDPDTATMATVFKYLVAPAFNRLAASNPQITIILVPSVRDVLSKHVSWPQDSIPRKELGLPKMVRIVTNPMTLSINELVLGVSSQDILSQLRSEEVVSRGGGQPGTDLMSRLCRYLVEQRHYFPLFPPTDRSKLPKTGTEDGLATGAALDLSYLELGEMVNVRPDVMIVPSLLPPFAKVVESVLLINPGYLSKRRGAGTYARMTLYPPPVSNGSGEDVMGHQIYDRARVEIVRI